From the Limanda limanda chromosome 7, fLimLim1.1, whole genome shotgun sequence genome, the window TGCACCGAATCTGCTCAataaactgttttcagacatgaattctgtgttgtgttgtctggaCACTTtctgtagtttgtgtttctgaagtgaagcagcagcaggttgtcgggtccgactcgttcacaccaaCATGTGAACAACTGACTGGAGATCAGTTCCTGACTAAGTGCAGATGATCAGTATCTTTATCTTCTTAATGTCTTACCCTTGATTAGCCTTTTGACCTGAGACACTTTCCTGGATTCCTGGCCGACTTCCACAACAACCACAtctgataaaaacaataacacattcaCAATGATCCTTATTAGCAACAACGTTTACAGTTGCTGCTGTCGTGGATGCAGCTGGATGATGAATATAACCTGTGTGGTAACGTCCGGCCTCCTGGACCCTGAAGCTCTCACCAGAGGAGTTATCGGTGTGGTCCGACTCCTCCAGACCTCTCAGCTGTTTGGAAGTCATCCGACTGTGTTTCGCCACGGAACCATCACCAGATGAACTCTCATCATCCTCCTGGTCTTTCTTCACGCTGCCTGAACCCCTGGGGATGGGAAGCTTCCTCCTGCGGCTGCACCCCCCTGGCTGAGGGTCGGGGGTGCTCTGGTGTTCAGGAGGAGCCTTGGTGCTGTCGAACGCCTTGAGACAGGAGAACAAGACCCAGGGCTCGGTATCACATGGTAGCATGCTAACACATGCTAACGTTATCACAAGGTTTAACTGAGGCTGGTGTTGTGCTGATGGAAGGTCGTTAGTGTTTTAGTCATAAGATTCACAAAGAGATGCACACGCTCAACAGCTGATGGCGCTAGAGAAGAAAAACTCATCAAAATGATTATTGTGTGGAAAACATGAATGTGTCAAACCAATTTTCATGATAATCCAGCCATAGCAGATATTTTATAGAATATGTCAGGAGGTATTAGAGAAAGGTTGTGgaggattcatcctctgtggACCATGAATAGAATCATCTCAGCTTTGAACACTCACCTGAGAAAACAGCTGTTTCCTGCCCAGCGAGCCGGGCAGAGCCAGGAGCGTGAGGAGGAGCCGGGTCAGAGTCGAGCCCGGGCTGATGCTGCTCAACATCTGTCCACACAGGAAACCCTTCCAttcatgtttcatttcaaacacaactagggttgcaaaggggcggaagtttccggtaaatttccggaaactttccggaaactttccatgggaagttaagctcgggaattttgggaatttgaaaaaaaacaaactacgcaaattaaacgctcaGCAATAAatacatcattcaaaactctattttaaagatgtatggaacgttgagtttcaaccctccactggtcattcttccatcacatgcacagataactcccagcatgcttcactctacagcagggctattgaggcctgctgtagagtgaaggactagtcaggtaagtttccatgatattactggggaaatatattagcatgctgattgaggattgttcatctgttcatctagcctatttccattcatttatccatcaattgtaaaatatgtttacagacgattccaattgtttggctaactatttatatctctggcattgcattagtgtttttttacaaactttgttctcatcttattctacagaacaatgccacgtgcactctctcatgtgtggagacatttcaccccatccaatgtagaaggaaaggctgtgtacatttgcaaatactgtgcaaagacctatgttaagaatgacacaacgatgcagaagcatatagtcaagtgcccaaagtttcctcagggctcaaatcagcctatgacaaaacaaaatgtttatatttatgtctgtatatgacaaggtaaatacagttagtataaattacccacaacatttccagtttatccggttaattcccgtatattcccgttaattcctgttaattcccatggaaagtttccaactttgaatattcccggagttttgcaaccctaaacacAACATTTCTACAGTCAACGCACGTTTCATTCAGTGTGAATTCAGAAACCTATATACACTGTTTACCTTTGTCCAGTGAGGACCTCCTGTGCTGCTCGTGTGTTCCTCCCTCAGCGTCTTCATGACCCGGAGGAAGTCCAGGGACAGCTGCTCCGTCTCTGGAGATCCGGCTTCACACAGACCGAGCTGGACTCCCAGCTCCGACACCACAACTCTGGACAACTGGTTAttctgaagagaaaacacagatatCACAACATATCAATGttattatcaaacccttatgacacaGAAAAGTCATTGAGGTTATAACAGTTAAACTATAAACTTTATCAtacataaaagaaaacacacatactGCCAAATATATGGAACCtgaattaagaaaattaaagaaagaaaatagaatataaaCACAAAAGTAGGTATTTTCCAGCTCCAGACGGATTGGTCTGAGGAACCCTCCCACCTGAAGTTTGGATTACACTAAACAGAAAAGTCTGAAGGTCGGAACCAAACCAGGCAGGAGTGAGAGTCTGACTGGTGCTGGTTCAAATTCTGAACTGTTACTGACAAAAGAAATGATCCTTCTTACATCAATGTTCTCCGGGTGGTTCAGCACGGTGTTGATATCCCTCAGGGTCACTCGTCCCAGCTGCTGAGGAACACTCAGCACCAGACTCCGCAGCAAAGCGTTGTAGAAGGTCACTGCAGCCTTCAGGAAGTCGCTCCTCTCCTGTTCCCCGAGGTCAGCAGCGGCCGACATGTAGCGCATCGCATAGGAGCCCAGCTTCATCTCTGACGCGGGGAGCAGATAAAGGTCGGGTCTCCTGACAAAGCTCCTGGCGCTGGAGGGACAGAAGATGGTCGCTGCATAGAACTGGATCACAGCAGAGGTCATCTGCAGCTCAGCCACCACGTCGGCTCCACCTTTCTGCTGCACGCCCTCGATGGAGCGCAGGGTGGCCAGCGCCTGGCGGAGGAAGATGAAGTGCAGTTTCACTTTGTTATCCATCAGCTGGGTTCGGATTCGGTCGATCTCCGCTGTTCCACTCAACGACTCAAAGTGCTTCACCAGGTGCGTCCAGCTGCAGACCATGTTCCCCACCGTGCGGATGAAATCTAAACACTGAGCAGAGACGGGCTGTGACGTGTTGTAACCAGTGAACAGATCCTTCAGACTGTcgggagcagaggggggggtgcagtggTGGCGGAGGTCTGCCACAAACTCCACCACGTACTGGAAGGAAGCCGAGAGCGCGGCCTGGCACGCTCTTCCTGCGACGCCAGGGAGGCCGCACAGCGACACCAGCCCCGGGCTGTGGGCCTGCAGCTCGGACTCGAACCCCCGGCTCAGCCGCAGGTCCACAGCGTCACAGTAGAACACAGCCAGGTTGGACAGAGAGAGGTTGGATCTCTTCAGcgtgtccagcagcagctgtgaaTCAGACCGTGCTGCGTCTCGCTCCATGTCCACGGACGTGCGTGGATCAGCGGCGTCCACACTCAGCTGCAGCGTGCACAGCAGCCGGACCACTCGGACCCCCGAGCTCTGGTCAAAGTATCCGACCAGGACCACGCTGGTGCTTCGTCCTGCCTCCAGCTCCACCCCCATGTACAGGTAGAGGCAGAACGGCGTGCGGGAGCAGGCCTGGATGGCGTCTTCTGGGTGGGGCGGGTTTGAGATGGCAAGAAGCGAAGGACCAGATATATTAGAATGTGTTCTCGTGCCGAAGGTTGAGTTTGAGTCCAGAGTCTCACGTGAGACTTTCCTGATGAAACTCTGCAAAGCGTCGCAGCGACTCGCTGCTTCAcgtctcttctcctccgctgctgcagtTTGCTCCACTTGCTTCTTCTCCCGTGCAAACTGGTCTTTCTCTAGTTTCACCTCCGAGATCTGCACCTTCGTCTCAtccatcatcaaatcatcatCGTCAGATATCACCGTCACTTCTTCAGCAGACCTGTTGGGGTTGTCTCTTGGTTTCTCTTTTCTCGTCCTTTCCATCTTCAGAATGATCTCCAGTTTCCGACGAGGATTCACGGAGGAAACATCATCTGTGAAGGGAAGGAAAAGACACTGAGTGGAATCTAAACACATGAAAACCATGACAGCAGATCAAAAGATGGTGAGCCTCCTCAGTCCTGGAGATTAATGCCACAGTATTTATCTGTGGGTTTCCACTGCTCCCACCTGAGTCAGCAGGAGCCatgctctgtcctcctctggcCTCCAGGGCGTCGTACTCCTGGCCTTTGTTGTTCTTATCAAAAAACCGCTTAAACCACTGGAGGAAGGTCAGAGCCACCGTGGagttcctcttcctcagctcctcctcggGGATGtactgcagagacacaggagaacACAGAGAAACCTCACAGATCTCTACTGGGAAAGAAGGACCTCTCACATAATCAAACaactcacaaaacatgttcatCCAAACTTGCAAAGACCAAAAGAAAGTTATCAGGTCTATAACCAATGTTGTATTTACAAAGTTGATactaatttaaataattgagaTAATGGTGCATTgatgattattttgttttacaatgaacatagaacatAAAACCCTCAGTACACTTCTAAACAGCACTGATCAAATGTCACATATCATCAGATTCACTGCTCGCTCACcacttatatattatattatatataatatttggagAAACTTACTCGTAAGACTCCAACtgttctgaaagcagcttgcaGTAAACTGTAGTTGTGGATAGAATCCACCTGATCTTTGCTTTGGAACCGGACCCTGGAAAGATCCAGAGACCCAGGAAACAGCAGGTCCATCAGCTGGCAGTACGCTGCacctggagacaaacacacaggcattgtgttacctgtgtgaAAGGCCCTGAcatcctgtgtgttgtgtgttgctgctctACAGATCAGATTGTTGAAGTTGCATCTCCTGAGACATCTCTCGTCTCAGAACAGAAATTAACTTGGTTTGCAGATTTAACAGGAAACACTTGGACAGAAGGTTTCAACCAAAAGCTGTAAACTATGGAACATGTGACTCATTTAATATGTAAACACCAgtgtgtaaagatggacgactacATTTAGGACAAATTAATCTCCTCTTCAACAGGTGCAGTACAAACCAAATATCAGAATATCCTCTTACTCAAAACTATCATGCGTTCAAAAAATGAATGTGCACTGAAACCGTTCAGTcttctaaaataaaaagtattaaatattatggtaatttaattaatattataCAACTGTACAGTTTAAGGAAAAATTCAATGACTGATTATTTTACAGAAGCATTTGcgttgtcagtgtgtgtgagagttcaGAGTAGATTCTGTTCTTATAGGAACCAGATCAGAAAACtttggtgaatgttgtggtctCTGTAAAGAACGAGGGCCTGAAGGCTCAGCCCACCTCGGACCCTCAGCCCACCTCGGAACCTCAGACCCTCAGCCCACCTCGGACCCTCAGCCCACCTCGGACCCTCAGACCCTCAGCCCACCTCGGACCCTCAGACTCTCGGACCCTCAGCCCACCTCGGATCCTCGGACCCTCAGCCCACCTCAGACCCTCAGCCCACCTCGGACCCTCAGCCCACCTCGGACCCTCAGACCACCTCGGACCCTCAGACCCTCAGCCCACCTCGGACCCTCAGACCCTCAGCCCACCTCGGACCCTCAGACTCTCGGACCCTCAGCCCACCTCGGACCCTCAGACCCTTGGACCCTCAGCCCACCTCGGACCCTCAGCCCACCTCAGACCCTCAGCCCACCTCAGACCCTCAGACCCTTGGACCCTCAGCCCACCTCGGACCCTCAGACCCTTGGACCCTCAGCCCACCTCGGACCCTCAGCCCACCTCAGACCCTCAGCCCACCTCGGACCCTCAGCCCACCTCGGACCCTCAGCCCACCTCAGACCCTCAGCCCACCTCGGACCCTCAGACTCTCGGACCCTCAGCCCACCTTGGACCCTCAGACCCTTGGACCCTCAGCCCACCTCGGACCCTCAGCCCACCTCAGACCCTCAGCCCACCTCAGACCCTCAGACCCTTGGACCCTCAGCCCACCTCGGACCCTCAGACCCTTGGACCCTCAGCCCACCTCGGACCCTCAGCCCACCTCAGACCCTCAGCCCACCTCGGACCCTCAGCCCACCTCAGACCCTCAGCCCACCTCAGACCCTCAGCCCACCTCGGACCCTCGGACCCTCAGCCGCGTGCGGACCCACCTGTGCAGACCTGCTCCACCTTGGTGAAGCGTGTCAGTAAAGTGTCGTTGAGCCACGCCAGCAGCTCGTAGCGGTTATAGGAGCGTACGTTCACTGATGCGTTCACGGCCACGTTCACGGCTACGTTCACGGCTACGTTCACAGCCATCTCCCAACCCGGTGACAGAGCTGCAAAGGTACAAGTGCATCGACATTAGAGACACAAAAAACACGGATCTACGTCTGTGGCTTTGAAGACACAGGCTACAGTacatgtgagaaaacacagaagcattTAGCACAAAGCAAATGTGAGCGTTCACAAAACAATACTTCtgattcactgcttcctgttgactgtgtgtgtttgatgcactgcttcctgttgactgtgtgtgtttgatgcactgcttcctgttgactgtgtgtgtttgattcactgcttcctgttgactgtgtgtgtttgattcactgcttcctgttgactgtgtgtgtttgattcactgcttcctgttgactgtgtgtgtttgattcactgcttcctgttgactgtgtgtgtttgattcactgcttcctgttgactgtgtgtttctgtgtgtgttagattcactgcttcctgttgactgtgtgtgtttactgtgtgtgtttgattcactgctgcctgttgactgtgtgtgtttgattcactgcttcctgttgactgtgtgtttctgtgtgtgttagattcactgcttcctgttgactgtgtgtgtttactgtgtgtgtttgattcactgctgcctgttgactgtgtgtgtttctgtgtgtgtttgattcactgcttcctgttgactgtgtgtgtttctgtgtgtgtttgattcactgcttcctgttgactgtgtgtgtttgattcactgcttcctgttgactgtgtgtgtttgattcactgcttcctgttgactgtgtgtgtttgattcactgcttcctgttgactgtgtgtgtttgattcactgcttcctgttgactgtgtgtgtttgattcactgcttcctgttgactgtgtgtgtttgattcactgcttcctgttgactgtgtgtgtttgattcactgcttcctgttgactgtgtgtgtttgattcactgcttcctgttgactgtgtgtgtttgattcactgcttcctgttgactgtgtgtgtttgattcactgcttcctgttgactgtgtgtgtttgattcactgcttcctgttgactgtgtgtttctgtgtgtgttagattcactgcttcctgttgactgtgtgtgtttactgtgtgtgtttgattcactgctgcctgttgactgtgtgtgtttctgtgtgtgtttgattcactgcttcctgttgactgtgtgtgtttctgtgtgtgtttgattcactgcttcctgttgactgtgtgtgtttgattcactgcttcctcctgactgtgtgtgtttactgtgtgtgtttgattcactgcttcctgttgactgtgtgtgtttgattcactgcttcctgttgactgtgtgtgtttgattcactgcttcctgttgactgtgtgtgtttgattcactgcttcctgttgactgtgtgtgtttgattcactgcttcctgttgactgtgtgtgtgtgattcactgcttcctgttgactgtgtgtgtttactgtgtgtgtttgattcactgctgcctgtttactgtgtgtgtttctgtgtgtgtttgattcactgcttcctgttgactgtgtgtgtttgattcactgcttcctgttgactgtgtgtgtttctgtgtgtgtttgattcactgcttcctgttgactgtgtgtgtttgattcactgcttcctgttgactgtgtgtgtttgactcactgcttcctgttgactgtgtgtgtttgattcactgcttcctgttgactgtgtgtgtttgactcactgcttcctgttgactgtgtgtgtttgattcactgcttcctgttgactgtgtgtgtttctgtgtgtgtttgattcactgctccctgttgactgtgtgtgtttctgtgtgtgtttgattcactgcttcctgttgactgtgtgtttctgtgtgtgtttgattcactgcttcctgttgactgtgtgtgtttctgtgtgtgtttgattcactgcttcctgttgactgtgtgtgtttctgtgtgtgtttgattcactgcttcctgttgactgtgtgtgtttctgtgtgtgtttgattcactgcttcctgttgactgtgtgtgtttgattcactgcttcctgttgactgtgtgtgtttctgtgtgtgtttgattcactgcttcctgttgactgtgtgtgtttgattcactgcttcctgttgactgtgtgtgtttctgtgtgtgtttgattcactgcttcctgttgactgtgtgtgtttgattcactgcttcctgttgactgtgtgtgtttctgtgtgtgtttgattcactgcttcctgttgactgtgtgtgtttctgtgtgtgtttgattcactgcttcctgttgactgtgtgtgtttgattcactgcttccggttgactgtgtgtgtttgattaactgcttcctgttgactgtgtgtgtttctgtgtgtgtttgattcactgtttcctgttgactgtgtgtgtttgattcactgcttccttttgaatgtgtgtgtttgatgcgCATCTCAAACTTCCTGCATGTACGCGAACGCAACCATTGGATGACGCGCCTCTGCACCAATCACAATCGAGTGTGGGACCTTCTGACCAATGGGAGCCCGCAGCCGGGTCCGGGAGCCAGCTGACTCTGGATCAGATCCTGAACCGGTTTGAATCACAGTCTGTGTGTGACCCGCGGGTTCGAAGCGGACCCGACGGGTCTCAGACCCGCTGAGGACAAAGCGAGTGAAGACACTGAGGACAGACAACATGTGGACAAACAAAGAGTCCGGCCTGTCACGTGTCCTAGCCGGATGCTAGCTGCGGGAGCTAACCGCGTTACAcagtttacacaaacacacaaggtgCGCACGCAGATCGAAGCTTTAGTGAAACGGAAGGAAACGAACCGAACGAGGAACTTTCCAGAAGAGTTCTGCAGAACCACGTGTTCCTCTGGGGACAAGCTAACTCACAcggtagctagctagctagctccctgACGCGTGTTAATGAGGAACCCAGTGAGTTCGTGTTGTGATGAACGGGACATTAGCCGTGGTGGCTACATGTCGCTAGCTAACACGTACGTGAACATAACGCTAACTATGATTCTAACAAAGAAACCTGCGTTAAAAACTGCGTGGTGACGTTAGCGTGCGTGTGTGCTAGCACGGTGTGCGTGTTCGAAACAACGCGAGTTCACAATAAACTAAACCGGTTTAAATCCAGCTGTTGTTGTGCTTCACTCACCGTGTCTCCGTCGGGTCCCTGCGGGGATTCAGAGCCCGGAACCCGGCTGCGGCCCCCCGGGGCCCGCCCCCCGGAACCCGGCTCCGCCCCCGGGTCATCCCCGGCTCTGGTCTAACCCGGGTTAACATCACTAAACCTCTTTGTCCCGATTAAATAACTTCATACACAACATGCTCCTGAACCTGTCTGTTTCCTGGCTAGCTCTGGAGCTAAGCTAGCGCCTGTCGTTAGCCATTAGCCGTTAGCCGTTGATGCTAACCATGCGCTAAGTGTAATAATCTCATTCACATGATTCCATGTTCTGTAGattcatgttttatatatttgtagaGAAAAGTGAAACTGAAAGTGACAGTTAtgtttaaacaggaaacagtttccCACGTGCTAAGCTAACACCGCTAGCAAACATGTACATGTTAAATCAAGCATTCAgatttttaatactttaatattTACTCATTCGTCAGGAAAACAAAACCGAAATATTTAGTTCTACGAATAAACTACGAATCTGACTCCTGCAGTGGCGGATGGGAAATTAAAAAGGTTTTGATCATCATACGTTTGTGTATAATTacaatgtttctgtgtgtaatcAGCAATGaacctatatatatatttatatttatagtaaATATTTATATGAATTAAAACTTGATATAGAgttcacaccatgttaaagcctatgagacaaattgtgatttgtgaatatgggatatacaaatcaaatctgattgattgatattaagGTAAAATTAGTGGTAACCATGTTCATTCACGTGAGTCACCAGCAAGCCCCTGATTGGCTGGTGGGACGTCACATAGGATTAAATGAGTAATCACGGAAgtgcataataataatttaataatttcacCAGCGATACtgattattatttgaaattTATTCTAACATATGTACAAACCAGAGTTTATAAAAGATTTGGTTCAAACAATGTGGCGACAAACTGCAGCTGATTGGACGGAAAGGAAAACACGAAGCATAAACATATAATACACAGAAGTTCAGATATCAAGGCCACAGCTTTTCTCCTGAGGTCAAGAGGTTAATGTCAGAGAAATTCATTGAACGCACTTTGACTTTAAGATTTTCTTTATTAACAAATTAAttgattctgttttgttttctgcctCATTGAAAGTGATTAACACATTAACTGTCACCATCACTGCCTTTATTCAGCTCCTtgagattttatatttttatatcattaGTTCTACATCTTGTAACACTTACATCTGCCAAAACCATAACTTCATAGGATATTTTGTCTTTcatcactgtatatttaaatccTCTGTatcaccagcagctccaccagcacaCACGTCTCCAGTGACTTcatctcactgcagtgaacCCACCTCAGGTTGAGATTCTGACGCCTTCATTTCTAATGAAGGTAATAGCTTCCattcctctgacctctgaccccgggGGGGGAGGAGTCTTCAGGTAGATGGATCAGCGTCTCAAACACGACACGTCTCAGTGGATTTTAGCAGCAAGCTGTTTTTTATTGAATAGAATTATATACATGTGGCTATaggaaatacacaaatataaaaaaaagaacaagggTTTTCCCTTAAAGAAgtacaaaaataacagaatcCGATCTTTTCAAAGGCTTTTGCAGTTTAGAttcataaaaagtaaaatgacaaaactgaaaacagaaacacaatctgAATCTGATCAAAGATAAAGCACAAAACAGCTTAAGAGAAAAGAGTAGAAACTGTTCTCAGAAGACTATCACACACGCAAATGGTTTACATCTAAATAACAAACTCTGTAAACAGCTATTGATTAACGTTCTATGTCGTGTTATAATATAACAAGTTTCAAGCAAGCTTTGAACGGtgttaatataaaatgtatcttcCTAATATACATAAAGTCTTAAAAGAGCACGGTTACAAAAGAGAAGAACTTGTGTCCTGGTTCCGTTGAACCTTCCACGTTCATCAGTGTTAACGAAGCATGTAAACAGTCACTTTGAGTTTTTAACAGCTGTGAAATCAGACGTGATCCTGTGGCTCTGAGCACCAGAGGAGTCCGAGCCAGAACTCTTACTAAGTAACTTGTAAACTTTTCTATGGATAcagtaaacacaacactgtgtAAAAAAACAGTTCCAGTGGTAACAAGCTAAATATAGTTATATAAACATACAGGTCACATGGGAGCAGAACATATTCACAGAACAGAGACACTAAGGTGTCTGAGGTAATGCCCGTTTACTTTAATTTGGTGTCATTAGAAAAAAATCTTCCAGTTTTCAAAACAACATCAATATCTGAAAGATGGACGCCATGTTCCAGTGAGTGAGGTCACAGGTTCCTGGTTCACACCCTGAAGCTGAAGCCTTGGAccaggaaacacaaactgacCCGGGATCCTCAGTAGAGAACTCAATGCTTCTTCTGGAAACAGATGATCATTACGTGTCATGATGTAAACGTACTGTACACAGAAGCATGTTCCCCACAGGGACCTTAGTGAAGCATCTTCTAAATGGTTCAGTCCTTTAAATCTTTAGAGTCTTTTTGAAACTGAAAAACTTAGAAAAAGTAGTCAGTGCTAGTTtacaaaaatatagtttttttcaatttctggAAAAAGGTTTTAACTGAAGTGACGGACTCACTTGTTTCCGTGGAGACGCTGGCCTCCAGCTGCTTTATcattaaaacaataatcaaaCATCTACAGTCAAAGAAACATAACCACTCTTAGTTTCTAAGCGGTTTGAAACGTCGATAAAAGACAAAACCTCCACATCTGTTCTTGCGTTGGCTTTGTTtcaagtatttgtgtgtttcacaCTATCTACACAAACATGTTCATAAAACCTTtaataaaagttgtttttcctccttcacaGTATTTCTGTGGCTAAGAC encodes:
- the LOC133004536 gene encoding uncharacterized protein LOC133004536, yielding MTRGRSRVPGGGPRGAAAGFRALNPRRDPTETRVFTRFVLSGSETRRVRFEPAGHTQTVIQTGSGSDPESAGSRTRLRAPIALSPGWEMAVNVAVNVAVNVAVNASVNVRSYNRYELLAWLNDTLLTRFTKVEQVCTGAAYCQLMDLLFPGSLDLSRVRFQSKDQVDSIHNYSLLQAAFRTVGVLRYIPEEELRKRNSTVALTFLQWFKRFFDKNNKGQEYDALEARGGQSMAPADSDDVSSVNPRRKLEIILKMERTRKEKPRDNPNRSAEEVTVISDDDDLMMDETKVQISEVKLEKDQFAREKKQVEQTAAAEEKRREAASRCDALQSFIRKVSRETLDSNSTFGTRTHSNISGPSLLAISNPPHPEDAIQACSRTPFCLYLYMGVELEAGRSTSVVLVGYFDQSSGVRVVRLLCTLQLSVDAADPRTSVDMERDAARSDSQLLLDTLKRSNLSLSNLAVFYCDAVDLRLSRGFESELQAHSPGLVSLCGLPGVAGRACQAALSASFQYVVEFVADLRHHCTPPSAPDSLKDLFTGYNTSQPVSAQCLDFIRTVGNMVCSWTHLVKHFESLSGTAEIDRIRTQLMDNKVKLHFIFLRQALATLRSIEGVQQKGGADVVAELQMTSAVIQFYAATIFCPSSARSFVRRPDLYLLPASEMKLGSYAMRYMSAAADLGEQERSDFLKAAVTFYNALLRSLVLSVPQQLGRVTLRDINTVLNHPENIDNNQLSRVVVSELGVQLGLCEAGSPETEQLSLDFLRVMKTLREEHTSSTGGPHWTKMLSSISPGSTLTRLLLTLLALPGSLGRKQLFSQAFDSTKAPPEHQSTPDPQPGGCSRRRKLPIPRGSGSVKKDQEDDESSSGDGSVAKHSRMTSKQLRGLEESDHTDNSSGESFRVQEAGRYHTDVVVVEVGQESRKVSQVKRLIKAQPGPQAEIVHVLDSDEDEEEVSGSKPPPSAGFLDSSRPLVWGMVEGFDPWPAIVASCGPETPPGTGEVEWLGQKMSSQTCLLTLRPFAAFGEFFCSSSFATHATYKEAIFLSLEEAARRCQKRFPAPPEDRDLLLMQMLDWAFAGFQPTGPDGFRLTASVNGDPELTDRPMVKKKLFPAASCSPPPPNSSSPTSVLRTQMREVSVSLYRLLSDGLDNDQSQDYFPYQRRSYVPYKRRSYIKTNEVNHVTGVYMQPDQQLREETIRRISDLNLDIEGLCLCCGSDSVAMSHPLFKGSLCLKCKLNFTETLHRYDEDGYQSYCTICCYGMEVILCGNDSCCRSFCEDCVNVLVGPETFEKLKHQDPWICFLCQPHRAHGALMPREDWSIRVQEVFANNSAMAFEPHRVYPSIPANLRRPLRVLSLFDGIATGLLVLKELGFKVEKYFASEICEDSIAVAAVHHDGKIIHVGDVRYITMEQLEEWGQFDLLIGGSPCNDLSIVNPARKGLYEGSGRLFFDFFRILQLLKPRDEDPRPFFWLFENVVFMNSHDKLNICRFLECNPVQVNAVNVSPAHRARNFWGNIPGMSRPLAASQSDRLSLQDCLEVGREARVTKVRTITTKSNSLKQGRHKCLLPVLHNGKEDNLWITELEKIFGFPKHYTDVRNMSRQERQKVLGKSWSVPVIRHLFAPLKDYFACEELLNPSSTSTTSTSQPTTSQSSVSQSSTFQSSTLQPSTLQPSTFQSSTSESSTSESSTSESSTPPSSPASPEQQLLR